In Legionella spiritensis, the following proteins share a genomic window:
- a CDS encoding MFS transporter has translation MAKDKTKHKGLVFSWLVCLLAAVFYSYDFLLRVMPSVMIHPLMADFGVNATQIGLLSACYYYAYTPLQLPSGAVMDKFSPRWVLGFSALLCAFGTMIFAHTNQLWVAYLARAMMGIGSAFAFVGALKLAALWLPKRQFALYSGIVTAMGTLGAMVTDTTLSHMVAGLGWRNTAYVSALVGFLLALSLIIVIRDKPVNATPATPGDYYSWTSIVRRLLGLFGSWRFWINSLVGTFLFLPVSVFASLWGVAFIAERFHINPAHAASITSLIFLGTALSGPFFGWFSEKIRSRKIPLFIGGVGVFVCSGLLIYVDSVTYWLAYSLLLLLGMSVGPQVLTFAVAKDIGPPGSTGLSTAVTNFIITIGAAVFQPLIGYFLEKNWDGTLTVKHTPYFSVADYRNAFLLFMAALALSSLLTWFIPRTLHAVRKS, from the coding sequence ATGGCAAAAGATAAAACAAAACACAAGGGGCTGGTTTTTTCATGGTTGGTGTGCCTGCTGGCGGCTGTTTTTTACAGTTATGATTTTCTCCTGCGCGTCATGCCCAGCGTGATGATCCACCCCTTGATGGCCGATTTTGGGGTCAATGCGACCCAGATTGGCCTGTTATCCGCCTGTTATTACTATGCGTATACCCCTTTGCAGCTTCCTTCCGGTGCGGTCATGGACAAATTCAGCCCGCGCTGGGTGTTGGGTTTTTCAGCCTTGCTATGCGCGTTTGGAACGATGATTTTTGCCCATACCAATCAGCTATGGGTGGCTTATCTGGCCAGAGCAATGATGGGAATAGGCTCGGCATTCGCTTTTGTCGGCGCCTTGAAACTGGCGGCGCTTTGGCTTCCGAAACGACAATTTGCCTTATACAGCGGTATAGTAACGGCAATGGGTACCTTGGGAGCCATGGTCACCGATACGACGCTGTCTCATATGGTAGCTGGTTTGGGCTGGCGAAACACGGCTTATGTTTCTGCCCTGGTCGGATTTCTTTTAGCGCTTTCCCTCATTATTGTTATTCGTGACAAACCGGTGAACGCCACACCGGCTACCCCCGGGGATTATTATTCCTGGACGAGTATTGTTCGCCGTTTGTTGGGATTGTTTGGTAGCTGGCGTTTTTGGATAAACAGTCTGGTGGGAACGTTTTTATTTTTGCCCGTGTCTGTTTTTGCATCCTTATGGGGGGTGGCATTTATCGCGGAGCGATTCCATATCAATCCCGCGCATGCGGCCAGCATTACGTCATTGATTTTTTTAGGCACGGCTCTGTCCGGTCCTTTTTTCGGATGGTTTTCGGAGAAAATACGCAGTCGAAAAATTCCCCTGTTTATTGGAGGAGTGGGTGTTTTCGTATGTTCGGGATTGTTAATTTACGTCGATTCCGTCACGTATTGGCTGGCGTACTCGTTATTATTGTTACTGGGAATGTCCGTAGGGCCTCAGGTTTTAACGTTTGCCGTGGCCAAGGATATTGGTCCGCCGGGGTCAACCGGCCTGTCTACAGCGGTTACCAATTTTATCATCACCATCGGTGCCGCCGTTTTTCAGCCGTTAATCGGGTATTTTCTTGAGAAAAACTGGGATGGTACTTTAACGGTGAAGCATACCCCCTATTTTAGTGTCGCCGATTACCGTAACGCGTTTTTATTGTTTATGGCGGCATTGGCCTTGTCTTCCTTGCTTACATGGTTTATCCCGAGGACATTGCATGCGGTCAGGAAAAGCTAG
- a CDS encoding flavin-containing monooxygenase: MKKPSDESPKIGIIGAGPSGITAAKNLLQQGLTNITVFEKNHRPGGNWVFDERNAHSSIYETTHIISSRRLSEYDDFPMPADYPDYPSHVQILRYFEDYAQHFGVIPFIRFNTCVEQVTPTTDLGWQIAYRDAQGPHEERFDYMLIANGHHWDPVMPSFHGQFSGEILHAHQYKKASPFCGKRVLVVGGGNSACDIAVEIARVADKACISMRRGQHIFPKFIFGKPTDIAFSKIKWMPFWPKQVLASALIRILQGRYAKYHLEKPDCKPLETHPTINSELLYFIRHGKILPRRGIDYLEGNTVHFVDGRQDEFDVIILATGYKISFPFFNKNLIEFSTLTHIPLYRKMMHPEFDNLYFIGLFQPQGCIWPLADYQAKIAAKIIAGRIKRPDNLSARIAREIKKTRAHFKENPRHALEVDYQLFRRQLLKELQKKPSQSPCP; the protein is encoded by the coding sequence ATGAAAAAACCGTCTGACGAATCACCAAAAATTGGTATCATCGGTGCCGGTCCATCCGGCATCACCGCCGCGAAGAATCTCCTGCAGCAAGGGTTAACCAATATCACAGTGTTTGAAAAGAATCATCGTCCGGGTGGAAACTGGGTTTTTGACGAACGCAATGCCCATTCCAGTATTTATGAAACAACCCATATCATAAGCTCCAGACGGCTCTCCGAATACGACGATTTTCCCATGCCCGCTGACTACCCGGACTATCCGTCCCACGTCCAGATCCTGCGCTATTTTGAAGACTACGCCCAACACTTTGGCGTCATACCTTTCATTCGATTTAATACCTGCGTCGAGCAAGTCACTCCCACAACCGATCTCGGGTGGCAAATCGCTTATCGTGACGCTCAAGGCCCGCATGAGGAACGGTTTGATTACATGCTTATTGCCAATGGCCACCACTGGGATCCGGTCATGCCGTCTTTTCATGGCCAGTTCAGCGGCGAAATACTTCATGCCCATCAATATAAAAAAGCTTCTCCGTTTTGCGGCAAGAGAGTGCTGGTGGTGGGCGGAGGTAATTCGGCCTGTGATATTGCCGTTGAAATTGCCCGTGTGGCCGATAAAGCCTGTATCAGCATGAGGCGCGGCCAGCATATTTTCCCCAAATTCATTTTTGGCAAACCGACCGATATCGCTTTTTCAAAAATAAAATGGATGCCTTTCTGGCCGAAGCAAGTACTGGCATCGGCCCTCATTCGTATTCTTCAGGGCCGCTACGCGAAATATCACCTGGAAAAACCGGATTGCAAACCACTGGAAACCCACCCCACCATCAATTCCGAACTCCTTTATTTTATAAGACACGGAAAAATCCTGCCGCGTCGAGGCATTGACTACCTGGAAGGGAACACCGTACATTTTGTGGATGGCCGGCAGGATGAATTCGATGTGATTATTTTAGCCACAGGCTATAAAATAAGCTTTCCGTTTTTTAATAAAAATCTTATAGAATTCAGTACATTAACCCATATACCACTGTATCGTAAAATGATGCACCCCGAGTTTGACAACCTGTATTTTATCGGGTTGTTCCAGCCACAGGGTTGTATCTGGCCTCTTGCGGACTATCAAGCGAAAATTGCCGCAAAAATTATTGCCGGCCGGATAAAACGTCCTGATAATTTATCAGCCCGAATAGCAAGGGAAATAAAAAAAACGCGCGCCCACTTTAAGGAAAATCCAAGACATGCCCTGGAAGTGGATTATCAACTTTTTCGCCGGCAACTATTAAAGGAATTACAAAAAAAACCGTCGCAATCTCCATGCCCCTAG
- a CDS encoding DUF1328 family protein: MLSWAIFFFIIAIIAAALGFGGIAGAAASIAKILFFLFLIIFVVLLISSLLGRRPPPPPV, from the coding sequence ATGTTAAGTTGGGCAATATTTTTCTTTATTATTGCAATCATTGCAGCAGCTTTAGGGTTCGGAGGTATTGCAGGAGCAGCTGCTTCCATTGCAAAAATACTATTCTTTTTATTTCTCATTATCTTTGTGGTACTGCTGATAAGCAGCTTGTTAGGACGAAGACCACCGCCGCCACCGGTATGA
- a CDS encoding GNAT family N-acetyltransferase, with the protein MNVLETDRLILRTWEEGDLEAMAVIDQDPEVRRYLPGQGSPEETRAAIQRFNRHFREKGYSLYAVELKETHEMIGFLGLMTPSFEAHFTPATEIGWRLSAKHWNRGYATEGAKAVLHYAFTGLGFDDIVSFTVVDNKASRRVMEKIGLRHNAEDDFNHPKLEPGDPLRPHVLYRLSKAEYLNEYQAL; encoded by the coding sequence ATGAACGTATTAGAAACCGACCGCCTGATTCTTCGTACCTGGGAAGAGGGTGATTTGGAGGCGATGGCGGTTATTGATCAGGATCCCGAAGTCCGGAGGTATTTACCCGGACAGGGCAGTCCGGAAGAAACACGGGCCGCTATACAACGGTTTAACCGTCACTTTCGCGAGAAAGGTTATTCCCTCTATGCCGTCGAATTGAAAGAAACTCACGAAATGATAGGGTTTCTGGGGTTGATGACGCCATCTTTTGAAGCGCATTTTACTCCGGCCACGGAAATTGGCTGGCGTCTTTCTGCAAAACATTGGAATCGGGGGTATGCCACGGAAGGTGCGAAAGCGGTTTTGCACTACGCGTTTACGGGGCTTGGTTTTGATGACATTGTGTCTTTTACGGTTGTAGACAACAAGGCGTCACGCCGGGTGATGGAAAAAATTGGTCTGCGGCACAATGCTGAAGACGATTTTAACCATCCGAAACTGGAGCCGGGAGATCCTTTAAGACCCCATGTCCTTTATCGGCTATCGAAAGCAGAGTATTTAAATGAATACCAGGCTCTGTGA
- a CDS encoding NAD-glutamate dehydrogenase, with amino-acid sequence MVETWKEQLQNKLIQSHGKTKGVKLSKKYQQAFSGSYMDECDVKTACSDINYFETLSEQYPLAMYLYLASDRSLHLRLFQWHRAVSLSDVLPMLENFDLRTENERTHKIRINGEQSIWVSDFLVIYAKGLCDVSKIGTLFQDAFSKVYSNRVENDGFNKLILGALLPWRDIMVLRAYAKYLLQVGFRFSQHYIEKALSGNPSLARDLVELFKVLHDPDVTGKAGNRAVKLEQQILEKLDCIESLDEDRIIQRFLDLIKATVRTNFFQETPDKKEKDYLALKLYSAAIPELPLPVPLYEIFVYSPRFEGIHIRNKKIARGGLRWSDRREDFRVEVLGLMKAQVVKNAVIVPSGAKGGFVLKALSPLANYETVKNEVVYCYQEFIRALLDLTDNICDGQYVSPNRVVCHDEPDPYLVVAADKGTATFSDLANRIAGEYDFWLGDAFASGGSAGYDHKKIGITARGAWESVKRHFHELKHDIDQNPFTVVGIGDMGGDVFGNGMLYSRNIKLIGAFDHRHVFIDPDPDPGISYQERERLFNLPASSWEDYNARLISRGGGVFKRSLKSITLTPQMKKALAVDAKALTPNELICVLLKAPVDLLFNGGIGTYVKSSQESNADVADRTNDYCRVNGNELRCKIVGEGGNLGFTQRGRVEYALQGGLIYTDFIDNSAGVDCSDHEVNLKILLDKEVVKGTLTSKNRNKILASLTQEVAELVLRDNFQQALAMSLSAFTAKEDLGIHTDYIKELESQGILKRRVEFLPDDKELTERKTAGLSLTRPELAILMAYAKIQIKQDILKSDLPEDGYFHDTLERAFPVSVRKKYREAMQEHTLRRDIIATQLANEVVNKMGITFVYRMQTETGASVEDIIRAYIIASHSFEIRELLTMIESLELRIPMDEQFKMFKNIHKLIYLATRWFLRGNYHQQNIREIISDFSVGIQSVEKLVPELMTGATKQYLESLTEKFIKLSLPKEVAQRIAAYRAIYTGLNIIEVANRHKMDLHKTARVYFAGGERMHLVWFRDQLANDLREDYWSSLTRLTLRDELDILQRALTVAILKDSGKEKDTHKLIDRWMNNNRKTVERWEKFLSVLHNSATVEYSMFFIAIHELIGLIMPMPSEGNFQSRINSYA; translated from the coding sequence ATGGTTGAAACCTGGAAAGAGCAGCTACAGAATAAACTCATTCAGTCGCATGGGAAAACCAAAGGCGTCAAGCTGAGCAAGAAATACCAGCAGGCATTTTCCGGTAGTTATATGGATGAGTGCGATGTTAAAACGGCCTGTAGTGATATCAATTATTTTGAAACGCTATCCGAGCAATATCCGCTTGCCATGTACCTTTATCTGGCATCGGATCGCTCCCTGCATCTGCGCTTGTTTCAATGGCACCGGGCTGTCTCTTTATCCGACGTTCTTCCTATGCTGGAAAATTTTGATTTGCGTACTGAAAATGAACGTACGCACAAAATACGGATCAACGGTGAGCAAAGTATCTGGGTCAGCGATTTTCTGGTGATTTACGCCAAAGGGCTGTGTGATGTCAGTAAAATCGGAACGTTGTTTCAAGACGCCTTTTCCAAGGTTTATTCCAATCGGGTCGAAAATGACGGGTTTAACAAGCTCATTCTGGGCGCATTATTGCCATGGCGTGATATTATGGTGTTGCGGGCCTATGCCAAATATCTTCTCCAGGTCGGTTTTCGATTCAGTCAGCACTATATTGAAAAAGCGTTGTCTGGCAATCCTTCCCTTGCCAGAGATCTGGTTGAATTGTTTAAAGTTCTTCATGATCCGGATGTAACGGGGAAGGCAGGCAATCGTGCGGTTAAACTGGAACAGCAGATTTTAGAGAAGCTCGATTGCATTGAAAGTCTTGATGAAGATCGCATTATTCAACGTTTTCTTGATTTGATCAAAGCCACGGTGAGGACGAACTTTTTCCAGGAAACGCCGGATAAAAAAGAGAAGGATTATCTGGCCCTCAAACTGTATTCAGCCGCCATACCGGAATTGCCCTTGCCAGTTCCCCTCTATGAGATTTTTGTTTACTCCCCGCGATTTGAGGGCATTCATATCCGTAATAAGAAAATCGCCAGAGGTGGTCTGCGCTGGTCGGATCGTCGGGAAGATTTCCGGGTGGAAGTTCTGGGCTTAATGAAAGCCCAGGTCGTGAAAAACGCCGTTATCGTTCCTTCCGGAGCCAAGGGAGGATTTGTCTTGAAAGCACTTTCGCCCCTGGCAAATTATGAAACCGTTAAAAACGAGGTGGTGTATTGTTACCAGGAATTTATTCGTGCCTTGCTGGATTTGACGGACAATATTTGTGACGGTCAATACGTTTCACCAAATCGTGTGGTTTGCCATGACGAGCCGGATCCTTATCTGGTGGTCGCAGCAGACAAGGGGACCGCGACGTTTTCCGATTTGGCGAATCGCATTGCCGGGGAATACGACTTCTGGTTGGGGGATGCGTTCGCCTCGGGTGGTTCCGCCGGTTACGATCATAAAAAAATCGGCATCACGGCACGTGGTGCCTGGGAATCCGTCAAACGCCATTTCCATGAGTTGAAACATGACATCGATCAAAACCCGTTCACCGTGGTCGGTATCGGTGATATGGGCGGTGATGTGTTTGGCAATGGTATGCTTTATTCACGGAACATTAAATTGATTGGCGCGTTTGATCACCGTCATGTCTTTATTGATCCCGATCCGGATCCCGGGATTTCCTATCAGGAACGTGAGCGGCTTTTTAATTTACCCGCATCGTCCTGGGAAGATTATAATGCCCGGTTGATTTCCAGGGGAGGCGGCGTATTTAAACGCAGTCTCAAATCAATTACCCTCACTCCGCAGATGAAAAAAGCGCTTGCCGTTGATGCCAAGGCATTGACTCCTAATGAGCTTATCTGTGTTCTGTTGAAAGCGCCGGTGGATTTATTGTTCAATGGTGGTATTGGCACCTATGTCAAATCCAGTCAGGAAAGCAATGCGGACGTGGCCGATCGCACCAATGATTATTGCCGGGTTAATGGCAATGAATTACGTTGCAAGATAGTAGGGGAAGGGGGAAATTTAGGATTTACGCAACGGGGGCGTGTTGAATACGCCTTGCAAGGCGGATTAATCTACACGGATTTCATCGACAATTCCGCCGGGGTGGATTGCTCGGATCATGAAGTGAATCTCAAAATACTTCTGGATAAAGAGGTGGTTAAAGGGACTTTGACCTCAAAAAATCGTAATAAAATATTGGCTTCCCTGACTCAGGAAGTTGCGGAACTGGTTTTACGCGACAATTTCCAGCAGGCATTGGCCATGAGTCTCTCAGCGTTTACCGCAAAAGAAGATCTGGGTATTCACACCGATTACATAAAAGAACTGGAATCTCAGGGTATTCTCAAGCGGCGTGTCGAGTTTTTGCCGGACGATAAGGAATTGACGGAACGTAAGACCGCGGGGCTTAGTCTGACCCGGCCGGAGCTGGCGATATTGATGGCGTATGCGAAGATTCAGATTAAACAGGATATTCTCAAATCGGATTTACCGGAAGACGGTTATTTTCATGACACTCTTGAACGCGCGTTTCCGGTTTCCGTCAGGAAAAAATACCGTGAGGCCATGCAGGAACACACCTTGAGAAGAGATATTATTGCCACCCAGCTTGCTAATGAAGTGGTTAATAAAATGGGTATTACGTTTGTCTATCGGATGCAGACGGAGACCGGTGCGTCGGTGGAAGATATTATTCGTGCCTATATCATTGCTTCCCACAGTTTTGAAATAAGGGAATTGCTCACCATGATTGAATCACTGGAATTGAGAATTCCCATGGACGAGCAATTCAAGATGTTCAAAAACATCCATAAATTAATTTATCTGGCGACACGCTGGTTTTTGCGCGGCAACTACCATCAGCAAAATATCAGGGAAATCATCAGCGACTTTTCCGTCGGCATTCAATCCGTCGAAAAGCTGGTGCCTGAACTCATGACTGGCGCCACGAAACAATATCTGGAATCTTTGACCGAAAAATTTATAAAACTCAGCCTGCCAAAAGAAGTTGCCCAGCGCATCGCCGCTTATCGCGCGATATACACGGGACTCAATATTATAGAAGTGGCAAACCGCCACAAGATGGATTTGCATAAAACCGCCCGTGTTTATTTCGCGGGAGGAGAGCGTATGCATCTGGTATGGTTTCGTGACCAGTTGGCCAACGATCTTCGGGAGGACTATTGGAGTTCGTTGACCCGCCTGACGCTTCGTGATGAACTGGATATTCTGCAACGGGCATTGACCGTGGCTATTTTGAAGGATAGCGGCAAAGAGAAGGACACCCACAAACTCATTGACAGGTGGATGAATAATAACCGGAAAACGGTTGAGCGCTGGGAAAAATTCCTGTCCGTGTTACATAACAGTGCCACCGTCGAATACTCCATGTTTTTTATAGCGATACATGAGTTAATCGGATTGATTATGCCCATGCCGTCTGAAGGGAATTTTCAGTCGAGAATCAACAGTTACGCCTAG
- the wip gene encoding Dot/Icm T4SS effector Wip encodes MKKMIQGLALACCCVLWSCVVLADKPYNELEIRQATLTQYPEIIRIPEDGVEVTIGDLHGNALKLLYFLISNDVITVSRENYRRFVAIYGKNPEKLTEKDLVLFHDMLDAASVNTRHKIRFLGDDLCDRGMNDYYTLSIYKKLDTAGVAFDIVLSNHGHFFLTALERDEPSFDYNPYGEGRHESTVRSMLNMGKLIARGLVDKRDILDTIQTQYLKHLVLPGYVLNEKKQEITIYSHAPLDLAMLAALAEDLNLPFRDSDLKSLAESFDGINRQIHQWIMAHTLTAHYRELKEKHEEQGRSSPLADVLWNRNYTILEREHHPKGKAYSVSYVHGHDSTSNVFDLDNVFGKGDRHHYGPYAVHLTHS; translated from the coding sequence ATGAAGAAGATGATTCAGGGACTTGCGCTGGCGTGTTGTTGCGTGCTCTGGTCGTGTGTGGTTCTGGCGGACAAACCCTACAACGAACTGGAAATAAGACAGGCCACGTTGACCCAATACCCTGAAATAATTCGTATTCCGGAAGATGGTGTAGAGGTTACCATTGGTGATTTGCATGGTAACGCATTGAAATTACTTTATTTTTTAATAAGCAATGACGTGATTACCGTATCACGGGAGAATTACAGGCGGTTTGTGGCTATTTATGGAAAAAATCCCGAAAAACTCACTGAAAAGGATTTGGTTTTATTTCATGACATGCTGGATGCGGCCAGCGTCAATACCCGTCATAAAATACGTTTTTTAGGCGACGATTTATGTGATCGGGGCATGAATGATTATTATACCCTGTCTATTTACAAGAAACTCGATACGGCCGGTGTTGCTTTTGACATTGTTTTATCCAACCATGGTCATTTTTTCCTGACGGCTTTGGAAAGGGATGAGCCATCGTTTGACTATAATCCTTATGGCGAAGGCCGGCATGAATCTACCGTTCGCTCCATGCTGAATATGGGCAAACTGATTGCCCGGGGCCTGGTTGATAAACGGGATATTCTCGATACCATTCAAACACAGTATCTAAAACATCTTGTGCTGCCGGGTTATGTGCTGAATGAAAAAAAACAGGAAATCACCATTTATAGCCACGCGCCTCTGGATCTGGCGATGCTGGCGGCGCTGGCCGAGGATTTGAATCTTCCTTTCCGTGATAGTGATTTAAAAAGCCTGGCTGAAAGTTTCGATGGCATTAACCGGCAAATTCATCAATGGATTATGGCTCATACCTTGACGGCCCATTACAGGGAACTGAAAGAAAAACACGAGGAACAAGGTAGGTCAAGTCCTCTGGCTGACGTGTTGTGGAATCGTAATTACACGATTCTGGAACGGGAACATCATCCGAAAGGCAAGGCGTATTCCGTCAGTTATGTTCATGGCCACGATTCCACGTCCAACGTGTTTGATCTGGATAATGTGTTTGGCAAAGGCGATCGCCACCATTATGGGCCTTACGCCGTTCATCTGACGCACTCGTAA
- a CDS encoding MFS transporter, with protein MDNTSKKSVLAGLYGNALEWYDFLLYASFAPLFASLFFPSDVHFVSLIATFGVFAIGFLMRPIGGALIGHLADYAGRRKALIVSVTIMTLSTLAIAFIPPYQQMGVFSPILFTFLRLIQGVAVGGELPGSATFLIEHFFAHRRGFAGSLILSTAFLGIFAGSLTASILSSVFDYSFLLHWGWRLAYLLGGILGIFGIYLRVKSVESPRFLLEKRSEELPAKLVFTKYRKPLVLAVIFTSIMALGNYILIAYATTFLVKTFGFSLRDALMINFIALFLLTILIPAMGLLSDFIGRKPVFLLGIFGLFIFIFPVFRLLISQDWWNALWSELILSMTLAPLNATVPTILAELFPTSVRASGTSIGYNIGQALFGGTVPLVALTLIEFTGNFYAPAWYTFGWTVIVLLATCYLQESYHKALE; from the coding sequence ATGGACAACACCAGTAAAAAAAGCGTTCTTGCCGGCTTATATGGAAATGCCCTGGAATGGTATGATTTTCTGCTTTACGCCAGTTTCGCCCCCTTGTTTGCTTCCCTGTTCTTTCCTTCCGACGTTCATTTCGTCTCCCTGATCGCAACATTTGGTGTGTTCGCTATAGGTTTTCTCATGCGCCCGATTGGCGGAGCCTTAATTGGCCATTTGGCGGATTACGCCGGTCGACGCAAGGCGTTGATTGTCTCCGTAACCATCATGACGCTGTCCACGCTTGCCATCGCCTTTATTCCACCCTATCAACAGATGGGTGTGTTCTCCCCCATTCTGTTTACCTTCCTGCGTCTCATACAGGGCGTTGCCGTCGGCGGTGAACTTCCCGGCTCAGCCACGTTTCTTATCGAGCATTTTTTTGCCCATCGCCGTGGATTTGCAGGCAGCTTGATTCTCAGTACCGCATTCCTCGGCATCTTTGCCGGCTCCCTGACCGCATCCATACTCAGCAGTGTTTTTGACTATTCCTTTTTATTGCATTGGGGATGGCGACTGGCTTATCTTCTGGGCGGTATTCTAGGAATTTTCGGCATTTATCTCAGAGTAAAAAGCGTGGAATCACCGCGCTTTTTACTTGAAAAACGCAGCGAGGAATTACCGGCAAAACTGGTGTTTACAAAATATAGAAAACCATTGGTTCTTGCCGTTATATTCACCAGCATAATGGCATTAGGAAACTACATTTTAATTGCGTATGCCACCACGTTCCTGGTCAAAACGTTTGGGTTCAGTTTGCGTGACGCTTTAATGATAAATTTCATAGCCCTTTTTCTTTTAACCATTCTAATCCCCGCGATGGGATTACTTTCCGATTTCATAGGAAGAAAGCCGGTTTTTTTACTTGGTATTTTCGGTCTTTTTATCTTTATTTTTCCCGTTTTTCGCTTGTTAATCAGCCAAGACTGGTGGAACGCGTTATGGAGCGAATTGATATTGAGCATGACCCTCGCGCCATTAAACGCCACAGTACCCACTATTCTCGCAGAATTGTTTCCCACATCAGTCCGCGCCAGCGGAACATCGATAGGATATAACATCGGCCAGGCCCTATTCGGGGGCACCGTCCCTTTAGTGGCACTGACCCTCATTGAATTCACCGGTAATTTTTACGCACCCGCCTGGTATACGTTCGGATGGACCGTAATCGTCCTTTTGGCTACCTGTTATCTGCAGGAAAGTTATCATAAAGCGCTGGAATAA
- a CDS encoding BON domain-containing protein, producing the protein MDRLKTYSILLVSGCMSFGMLAHADNYNNTPSQNGAPAAVQTDTTTPGIPATQTTSSASDTAILQSLQAALAHFKDKVNVTVTDGIASLSGKVDSDTDYEKIITLTESTPGIKDVNVDNLTVKDSQQPLKDTYITAKIKGALIKADIMDKDLPAWTLSVETKDGVVYLSGDVASAQQKQSILNLVNGVQGVSGVKDRMVIASSDAAANQGSTTDNQTSSVYE; encoded by the coding sequence ATGGACAGATTAAAGACGTATTCAATACTGTTAGTCAGTGGTTGTATGAGTTTTGGAATGCTTGCTCATGCAGATAATTACAACAACACGCCTTCCCAAAACGGGGCTCCGGCTGCTGTGCAAACGGACACAACCACACCAGGTATTCCTGCTACTCAAACCACATCGAGTGCAAGTGATACGGCCATTCTACAGTCCCTTCAAGCCGCGTTAGCCCATTTTAAAGACAAGGTTAATGTGACTGTGACTGATGGAATAGCCAGTCTATCCGGCAAGGTGGATTCAGACACCGACTATGAAAAAATCATTACACTGACTGAATCAACCCCTGGAATTAAGGATGTTAATGTTGATAATCTAACGGTTAAAGACAGTCAACAACCTTTAAAAGACACCTACATCACCGCAAAAATTAAAGGCGCACTAATCAAAGCGGACATTATGGACAAGGATCTGCCGGCATGGACGCTTAGTGTTGAAACAAAAGACGGTGTGGTTTATCTATCAGGAGACGTTGCTTCTGCCCAGCAAAAGCAATCTATTTTAAACCTGGTCAATGGCGTTCAAGGCGTCAGCGGAGTTAAGGATCGCATGGTAATTGCGAGCAGCGATGCTGCTGCAAATCAAGGCTCAACGACTGACAATCAAACGTCATCAGTTTATGAATAA